The following proteins are co-located in the Fusobacteria bacterium ZRK30 genome:
- the pssA gene encoding CDP-diacylglycerol--serine O-phosphatidyltransferase, translating to MNKIERKYILPNAITATNMFLGFLSITMSIKENYNLAAWLILLAMVFDALDGLTARKLNAFSEFGKEFDSFCDSVSFGLAPGILIFSVLSNTANNFPKELITPLAFIYALAGVVRLVKFNVVTTASDSKDDFSGMPIPNGANLVVSYFLFAEATGLGVDPKILAIVALGSAVLMVSTIPFKIPQKVFSFIPKKMILFVAIAILGTAEYSLFPLGLYYVFANLFTFFSSKDQN from the coding sequence ATGAACAAAATTGAAAGAAAATACATTCTGCCCAACGCCATTACAGCCACTAATATGTTTCTAGGTTTCTTGAGTATTACCATGTCCATCAAAGAAAATTACAACCTAGCTGCATGGTTAATTTTATTAGCTATGGTTTTTGATGCATTAGATGGTCTTACTGCTAGAAAATTAAATGCCTTCAGTGAATTTGGTAAAGAATTCGATTCATTTTGTGACTCTGTATCCTTTGGACTTGCACCTGGTATATTAATTTTTTCAGTCTTATCAAATACAGCAAATAATTTCCCTAAGGAACTTATTACACCCCTTGCGTTTATATATGCCCTTGCAGGAGTAGTTAGACTGGTTAAATTTAATGTAGTCACTACTGCCAGCGACAGTAAAGACGACTTTAGTGGAATGCCTATTCCAAACGGTGCAAATTTAGTAGTATCTTATTTCTTATTTGCTGAAGCTACTGGATTAGGAGTAGATCCAAAAATATTAGCTATAGTTGCCTTAGGTTCAGCAGTTCTTATGGTAAGTACAATTCCATTTAAGATACCACAAAAAGTATTTAGTTTTATACCTAAAAAGATGATCTTATTTGTAGCAATAGCTATCTTAGGTACAGCAGAATATTCGTTATTCCCATTGGGGCTATACTATGTTTTCGCTAACTTATTTACTTTTTTCAGCTCTAAAGATCAAAACTAA